DNA from Streptomyces luteogriseus:
AGGACGGACGACCCCTCCGTTCCGTTCCGTGCCCCGACGGCACCTCCGTCACTCGGGCACCCCCAGCGCACGGGCGAGGACAGGCCACGAGGCCGTGAACTCCGGCTTCCAATGCGCCCAGTCGTGCCCGCCTCCTCCGTAGAAGTGCGTGGTGGCCGGCAACCCCATGAGGGCCAGGGTGCGGGCGAAGCCCTGGGCCGAGGGCCACAGGGCGCTCTCCAGGATCCCGGGCAGCGGATCACCGCCGCCGCCCACCCCGCTGCCCTGCGACACGTACAGAGCGGTGCCGCGCAGCCCGGTGGCGCGGGCGCGCGGGTTGAAGTCCCGCCAGGTCAGGAGGTTGAAGACCGGATTTCCCCAGAGGGACGCGGCCGGCAGGTTCTCGCGGGCCACGATCGCGTCCATGATGGCGGGAACACCCGGGGCCGTGGTGTCGAGGATGCCGCTGTAGGAGGCCGCCGCGGTGAACGCCCCGGGATGACGGGCCGCGTGGGCCATGGCCCCGTATCCGCCGGTGGACACCCCCGCGACCGCCCGTACGCCGGAGGCCCGGTAGTCCCGGGCGAGCAGGGCCGGCACCTCCTTCAGCTGGAACGTCTCGTAGTCGGGGCCGCCGCGCCAGACGCTCGGGATGCCGGTGGGGCCCGCGTCCGGCATCGCCACGATCAGGTCGCGGCCGGCGGTGAACGCCTCGATGTCCGTCTCCCGGGTCCACGAGGTGTAGTCGTCGTGCGCGCCGTGCAGCAGGTACAGCACCGGGTACCTCTTCTCCGGGCGCGTGCCGAAGTCCGACGGCAGGATCAGCCGGACCGGCGCGCTGCGGCCGAGCGCCGCGGAGGGCACGGACACGTCCAGCGTGCGCGGCCCGAGCCGGGTGGCCGCCCGGGCCGGGGCCGTGCCGGCCGCGGCGCCGAACAGGGCGGCGAGACCGGCGGCGGCCGTCGCTCTGGCGACGGTGCGCCGGGACACTCCGGCGGCGGGCTGCTGCGGCAGGTGGGGCATGACGGC
Protein-coding regions in this window:
- a CDS encoding alpha/beta hydrolase; the protein is MPHLPQQPAAGVSRRTVARATAAAGLAALFGAAAGTAPARAATRLGPRTLDVSVPSAALGRSAPVRLILPSDFGTRPEKRYPVLYLLHGAHDDYTSWTRETDIEAFTAGRDLIVAMPDAGPTGIPSVWRGGPDYETFQLKEVPALLARDYRASGVRAVAGVSTGGYGAMAHAARHPGAFTAAASYSGILDTTAPGVPAIMDAIVARENLPAASLWGNPVFNLLTWRDFNPRARATGLRGTALYVSQGSGVGGGGDPLPGILESALWPSAQGFARTLALMGLPATTHFYGGGGHDWAHWKPEFTASWPVLARALGVPE